In one Angustibacter luteus genomic region, the following are encoded:
- a CDS encoding sulfite exporter TauE/SafE family protein → MLVAALVAGWVDAVAGGGGLVQLPALLIGLGPGSPAIASLATNKLASICGTATSSVTYYRRVHPDLRTALPMAGFALGGALLGATVASRLPSDWIRPIVIVALVAVLAYTIRHPSLGAETVLRHSGRRHHVTTGGIGFVIGVYDGAIGPGTGSFLVFALVGWVGYAFLEASAKAKITNFATNLGALIVFAPQGVVLWRLGLLMGLANLLGGYVGARTAVARGHRFIRVVFVAVSSVLIVRLGYDVVQG, encoded by the coding sequence ATGCTGGTGGCCGCCCTGGTCGCCGGCTGGGTGGACGCCGTCGCCGGCGGTGGTGGGCTGGTGCAGCTGCCCGCGCTCCTCATCGGCCTGGGCCCCGGCAGTCCGGCGATCGCGTCGCTGGCGACCAACAAGCTCGCCTCGATCTGCGGGACGGCGACCAGCTCGGTCACGTACTACCGGCGGGTGCATCCGGACCTGCGCACGGCGTTGCCGATGGCGGGCTTCGCCCTGGGCGGGGCGCTGCTCGGCGCCACCGTCGCGTCGCGCCTGCCCTCGGACTGGATCCGGCCCATCGTGATCGTCGCGCTGGTGGCTGTGCTGGCGTACACCATCCGGCACCCGAGCCTGGGGGCGGAGACGGTGCTGCGGCACTCGGGACGGCGGCACCACGTGACCACGGGCGGCATCGGCTTCGTCATCGGGGTGTACGACGGTGCGATCGGGCCGGGCACCGGGTCGTTCTTGGTGTTCGCCCTGGTCGGCTGGGTCGGCTACGCCTTCCTGGAGGCCAGCGCGAAGGCGAAGATCACCAACTTCGCGACCAACCTCGGCGCGCTGATCGTGTTCGCCCCGCAGGGCGTGGTGCTCTGGCGGCTGGGCCTGCTGATGGGCCTGGCCAACCTGCTGGGCGGCTACGTCGGGGCGCGCACCGCCGTCGCCCGGGGCCACCGCTTCATCCGGGTCGTGTTCGTCGCCGTGTCGTCCGTGCTGATCGTGCGGCTCGGCTACGACGTCGTCCAGGGCTGA
- a CDS encoding DUF4439 domain-containing protein has product MSAAQPTAAVAATGTSTSPGADPTTMPAAQATALAAVLAAEQAAVYAYGVVGAQGAAADRDEALTALQRHAARRDLVAARLSVAQQTPKPAPPAYQLPFAVGTPAQSRKLAVHVETAVADANADLVAASPAAARVEASRWLAESAVAARTWGARAQTFPGMPERAGR; this is encoded by the coding sequence ATGAGCGCCGCGCAGCCGACCGCGGCCGTCGCCGCCACCGGGACGTCCACCTCGCCCGGTGCGGACCCGACGACGATGCCAGCGGCGCAGGCGACCGCGCTCGCCGCCGTCCTGGCCGCCGAGCAGGCGGCCGTGTACGCCTACGGGGTGGTCGGCGCGCAGGGCGCTGCCGCGGACCGGGACGAGGCGCTGACCGCGCTGCAGCGGCACGCAGCCCGCCGCGACCTGGTGGCAGCGCGGCTATCCGTCGCCCAGCAGACCCCGAAGCCGGCGCCTCCGGCGTACCAGCTGCCGTTCGCGGTGGGCACGCCGGCCCAGTCGCGCAAGCTCGCGGTGCACGTCGAGACCGCCGTCGCCGACGCGAACGCCGACCTCGTCGCCGCGTCTCCGGCCGCTGCCCGGGTCGAGGCGAGCCGCTGGCTGGCCGAGAGCGCCGTGGCCGCCCGCACGTGGGGCGCCCGCGCACAGACGTTCCCGGGGATGCCCGAGCGCGCAGGGCGCTGA
- the rimP gene encoding ribosome maturation factor RimP, with translation MADSVRQTLEPVVQGLGLALEEVSVSSAGSRRVLRVVLDSPDPTDGRPAQSPTLDSVAEASRGISAVLDSGDVMGQAPYVLEVSTPGVDRPLTLPRHFARNLQRLVEVTLTDGSSVSGRVSEVGESLALEVAGAKKGSPTKSRTLAWEEVARGQVQVEFRRLDDAAEDAVDDGADGADDAVDDEDGE, from the coding sequence TTGGCCGACTCGGTTCGGCAGACGCTCGAGCCGGTCGTCCAGGGCCTCGGGCTGGCACTCGAGGAGGTCTCGGTCTCGTCCGCCGGTTCCCGGCGGGTGCTGCGGGTGGTGCTCGACAGCCCGGACCCCACGGACGGGCGGCCGGCGCAGTCGCCGACGTTGGACTCCGTGGCCGAGGCCTCGCGCGGGATCTCGGCGGTGCTGGACTCCGGTGACGTCATGGGGCAGGCGCCGTACGTGCTCGAGGTGTCCACGCCCGGGGTCGACCGTCCGCTGACCCTCCCGCGGCACTTCGCCCGAAACCTCCAGCGGCTCGTGGAGGTGACCCTCACCGACGGGTCCAGCGTCTCCGGTCGGGTGAGCGAGGTCGGCGAGAGCCTGGCGCTCGAGGTGGCCGGCGCCAAGAAGGGCAGCCCGACCAAGTCGCGGACGCTCGCCTGGGAGGAGGTCGCCCGGGGCCAGGTGCAGGTGGAGTTCCGCCGGCTGGACGACGCGGCCGAGGACGCGGTTGATGACGGCGCTGACGGCGCTGATGATGCGGTTGACGACGAGGACGGCGAGTGA